The Siniperca chuatsi isolate FFG_IHB_CAS linkage group LG9, ASM2008510v1, whole genome shotgun sequence genome includes a region encoding these proteins:
- the LOC122881404 gene encoding uncharacterized protein LOC122881404 isoform X16, producing the protein MATMTTEASAVSEADTEGKQKASSAEPEPENKQKPVVAVSEPEEKQSSKKAQERASEPGPAEVATSPEEEQLKPRTRTSAGKGLSRLFSSFLKRRSQCSEGEGFEAEKAGEEKADKEEKADKAEKEKEEDVISEEKKAKVEEVKSEVKEVKKKEEKVEQKEEKKKEEEKVEKKGSKKKKKEAKKKAEKKDEEKVKQDEEKKEEEKVKKEEEQKEEEKPQQTVEKGEEKLETKEEEKKETAEAKDKGAEAGKKESKEEENVDKRVAKKKEKEEKVKKKEEEKAKRKAEEEERVKKREEEKAKKKEEEKAREAEKAKKKEEEKAKKKEEEKTKPKEEEKGKEEVKKKEKEKEEEKTEEKQNKEEEKGKKKEKGKHKGKKEEKEVKGPSEEQVKAPIAAPEPELKTEPDTEQAPDQQSISSGETQPPQEEDKEEAAIEKEPEVVEEAKEDTEKKEEEPAEQEKEAKGEEKAKEEVKKKPEKEKKTEKKAEEAKGSKRQKTMQCKVTLLDDTLFECELDKHAKAQELLTKVCDHVNLLEKDYFGLAHWETPTNKTWLEATKEIRKQVSGAVYEFTFNVKFYPPDPAQLTEDLTRYFLCVQLRKDIMSGVLPCSFVTLSLLGSYAAQSELGEYDPELHGTDYVKDLSLAPGQSKELEEKVMELHRTYRSMSPAQADMLFLENAKKLAMYGVDLHQAKDLDGVDITLGVCSSGLMVYKDKLRINRFPWPKVLKISYKRSSFFIKIRPSEQEQYESTIGFKLPNYKASKKLWKVCVEHHTFFRVPTVEPPSSRRFLVLGSKFRYSGRTQAQTRQASSMIDRPAPRFTRSASKRLSRNLDGAGDETLQLLQQLSASTRSEFDDWSLMLASDKPQPSPEFSARGKSEQTFIQSWEEGQSVHTDAVPWQDTETGSTCSQTITQTASQPWQKLASDEQSRKEDEWSTLLHRHPPFPFVPAFDYVKQPAKLSLAKISSMDRLLQPAPTQQDDWFLYFDRVFSLSSLECVDKPSSPLAQFQLQEKDEQGMHVAEQELPREKVIERLQETVILVDMLKEADFLEKRLREVKDLEERLQEVGEMAERLQEVIEEELGKEELDKLREEEGDLEQEERIQVEGIIETVLKKSVRRIEAKEDEVDELEEQIKQVFLKGLLPEEEEAEVMQESEKEVTDESLLDDSLREKLSQIEKEWQDEVKEKMSDVTSASSVIPYQKVERRTKKRVTIAEERGQKQEEMEDVQVQAGVMSEERLGKEGTWRKTEILENITGRKERLRAEDPSQVANKDVWFTLFDRPPYKAVSKPPDSVESWLMEKLTVTTVERAQVDEGLYFTSTTEITTVEEKTEIIVEDRKIREEEVWRVPEIPPPQTITERDDDWFVLLDVIPREMPYVPPVTLKGRDPVDAETLVTVVGTAVDEEIREVVAEERKITEEAPRHLQEIPQQPVTERDDWFVLLDVVSRETSYVPPVAVAERVEVSPEECVSPVEVTTVEQRERRVEVVVEDTEIKEVLSEKQVVALPQAVREIEDDWFVLLDVPTRKPLFVPPVTVAECVQVYPEESISTVAQTITVESRKEVVFEETVVQKEDKKLPKQIIPEQKISQPVREIRERDDDCFLLLDVVPRETAYVPPVAVVERIVDVAATEPKPKFILEDVRPPVKSVEIKPPHPRQVDDDWFVLLDVAEKAQVAVDERIHVHPEVRPAKEFAAIEQRAQQRITIVEEMWQQEKAVQQKPRPAVREVEDDWFILLDVATKKSVTVPERIQFPAEVRAPTAVAKTRIAISERRPQFEKRIQEERSLLTDIHVNDDWFVLLDVGLKESVVSTQRGTRPVSAPVFSQAALAEAGIPMAPFDQPQTSTPIKTGRKEEKKLEVTVEAVEPSKIEAVAEVKPAVWRDQREVDSSLISTVNGDIQHESEVMSTEVVRMRKKRAKKIEGDSIYIRHSLLMLEEYNKPQEDLLKHHASISELKRNFMESVPEQRPSEWDKRLSTHSPFRTLGINGQPLPSADGFVIRLPRGPLLDFYSKRS; encoded by the exons A TGGCTACCATGACAACAGAGGCAAGTGCAGTGAGCGAGGCAGACACTGAGGGCAAGCAGAAGGCCAGCAGTGCCGAACCCGAACCAGAGAACAAGCAGAAGCCAGTGGTAGCAGTGTCCGAGCCGGAGGAGAAGCAGTCGAGCAAGAAGGCCCAGGAGCGTGCCTCTGAGCCTGGGCCTGCTGAAGTAGCTACCTCCcctgaggaggagcagctgaagCCTCGTACCCGGACCTCTGCTGGCAAAGGCCTGTCTcgcctcttctcctctttcctcaaACGTCGCTCGCAGTGCTCCGAGGGAGAGGGGTTTGAGGCAGAGAAAGCCGGGGAGGAAAAGgcagacaaagaggaaaaagcTGACAAGGcagaaaaggagaaggaggaagacgTGATAAGTGAAGAGAAGAAGGCTAAGGTAGAAGAGGTCAAATCTGAGGtaaaagaagtgaaaaagaaagaagagaaagtagaacaaaaagaggagaaaaagaaagaggaagaaaaagttgAGAAGAAGggcagtaaaaagaaaaagaaagaagctaagaagaaagcagagaaaaaggaTGAGGAGAAAGTGAAACAGGACgaggagaaaaaggaagaggaaaaggtgaaaaaggaagaggagcaaaaggaggaggagaaaccACAGCAGACTGTAGAAAAGGGGGAGGAAAAATTggagacaaaagaagaagaaaagaaggagaCTGCTGAAGCTAAAGACAAGGGGGCAGAAGCCggaaagaaagagagtaaaGAGGAGGAAAACGTTGACAAGAGGGttgcaaagaaaaaagaaaaggaggaaaaggtaaagaagaaggaggaggaaaaagcaaagaggaaagcagaggaagaagaaagggtaaagaagagagaagaagagaaagcaaagaagaaagaagaagaaaaggcacGAGAGGCCGAAAAggcaaagaagaaagaagaggaaaaagccaaaaagaaggaagaggagaagacgAAAccgaaagaagaggagaaggggaaagaagaggtaaagaagaaagagaaggaaaaggaggaagaaaagacagaagaaaagcaaaacaaggaagaggaaaaagggaagaaaaaagagaaggggaagcacaaaggaaagaaggaggagaaggaagtgAAAGGGCCAAGTGAGGAGCAGGTGAAAGCACCGATTGCTGCTCCAGAGCCTGAGCTTAAAACTGAGCCAGACACTGAACAGGCTCCTGATCAGCAGTCGATAAGCAGCGGAGAGACGCAG CCACCTCAAGAGGAAGACAAGGAAGAAGCTGCGATAGAGAAGGAGCCTGAAGTAGTGGAAGAAGCGAAGGAGGACAccgagaagaaagaggaagaaccAGCAGAACAGGAGAAAGAAGccaaaggagaggagaaggcaaaggaggaggtgaagaagaagcctgagaaagaaaagaagaccGAGAAGAAGGCAGAAGAGGCTAAAGGCTCCAAACGTCAGAAAACTATGCAATGCAAAGTCACCTTACTGGACGACACTCTGTTTGAGTGTGAGCTTGAT AAACATGCTAAAGCCCAAGAACTTTTAACAAAGGTGTGTGACCACGTCAACCTGCTGGAGAAAGATTATTTTGGCTTGGCTCACTGGGAAACACCAACCAACAAG ACGTGGTTGGAAGCCACCAAAGAGATCCGGAAACAGGTTTCAGGGGCTGTGTATGAGTTTACATTCAACGTGAAGTTCTACCCTCCTGATCCAGCGCAGCTTACTGAAGACCTCACCAG GTACTTTCTGTGTGTCCAGCTGAGGAAGGACAttatgtctggtgttcttccctGTTCCTTTGTCACACTGTCCCTGCTGGGCTCCTACGCAGCCCAGTCAGAGCTTGGAGAGTATGACCCAGAGCTGCATGGAACAGACTATGTTAAGGATCTGAGCCTGGCCCCCGGACAGAGCAAGGAGCTGGAGGAAAAGGTGATGGAGCTGCACCGCACATACAG GTCAATGAGTCCAGCCCAAGCAGACATGTTGTTTCTGGAAAATGCCAAGAAACTCGCCATGTATGGAGTTGACCTGCACCAAGCCAAG GATCTTGATGGGGTCGACATTACACTGGGGGTTTGCTCTAGTGGTCTGATGGTTTACAAGGACAAGCTGAGGATCAACCGTTTTCCTTGGCCCAAAGTGCTTAAGATCTCTTACAAACGCAGCAGCTTCTTTATCAAAATCAGGCCATCAGAG CAAGAGCAGTATGAAAGCACAATTGGCTTTAAACTGCCGAACTACAAAGCCTCGAAGAAGCTGTGGAAAGTTTGTGTTGAACACCATACCTTCTTCAG GGTTCCAACAGTAGAGCCCCCCTCATCACGTCGCTTCCTCGTCTTGGGCTCGAAGTTCCGGTACAGCGGACGTACTCAGGCCCAGACCCGCCAGGCCAGCTCCATGATTGACCGCCCAGCCCCTCGCTTCACACGCTCTGCGAGCAAGAGGCTGTCCCGTAACCTAGATGGAG CTGGAGATGAAACTCTCCAGCTCCTGCAACAACTCTCAGCATCAACCAGGTCTGAGTTTGATGATTGGTCGCTGATGCTGGCATCTGACAAACCCCAGCCTTCTCCTGAATTCTCAG CCAGAGGGAAGTCTGAGCAGACTTTCATTCAGTCCTGGGAGGAGGGGCAGTCTGTTCACACAGACGCAGTACCCTGGCAGGACACTGAGACTGGGTCGACTTGCTCTCAAACCATCACCCAGACAGCCAGTCAGCCGTGGCAAAAGCTGGCATCTGATGAGCAGAGCAGAAAGGAAGATGAGTGGTCCACCCTGCTCCATCGTCATCCTCCTTTTCCCTTTGTCCCAGCTTTTGATTATGTGAAACAGCCAG CTAAGCTCAGCTTGGCAAAAATTAGCTCTATGGACAGGCTATTGCAACCAGCACCAACACAGCAAGATGATTGGTTCCTTTACTTTGACCGAGTCTTCAGCCTATCCTCGCTTGAGTGTGTTGACAAGCCAT CCTCTCCTCTAGCTCAGTTCCAGCTCCAGGAGAAGGATGAGCAGGGCATGCATGTGGCAGAGCAGGAACTGCCCAGAGAAAAGGTCATTGAGAGGCTGCAGGAAACTGTGATCTTGGTAGACATGCTGAAAGAGGCGGATTTTTTGGAAAAGAGGCTGAGGGAAGTGAAGGATTTAGAGGAGAGGCTCCAAGAAGTGGGTGAAATGGCAGAGAGACTTCAGGAAGTAATAGAAGAGGAACTGGGTAAGGAAGAGCTAGATAAGttaagagaggaagagggagattTGGAGCAGGAAGAACGAATACAAGTTGAAGGTATAATAGAAACAGTGCTGAAGAAATCTGTGAGGAGAATAGAGGCAAAAGAGGATGAAGTGGATGAACTGGAAGAGCAGATTAAGCAGGTGTTTTTAAAAGGCTTGTTGCCGGAAGAGGAAGAGGCCGAGGTGATGCAGGAGAGCGAAAAAGAGGTGACAGACGAGAGTCTGCTAGATGATAGCTTGAGAGAGAAGCTTAGCCAGATAGAAAAGGAATGGCAAGACGAGGTGAAGGAGAAGATGTCAGATGTCACCAGTGCCAGTTCTGTAATACCATACCAGAAGGTTGAGCGTAGGACTAAGAAGAGAGTGACTATTGCAGAAGAGAGAGGGCAGAAGCAAGAAGAAATGGAAGATGTGCAGGTACAAGCTGGTGTAATGTCAGAGGAGAGGCTAGGTAAAGAGGGGACATGGCGTAAGACAGAAATACTGGAGAACATAACCGGGAGAAAAGAGAGGCTTCGGGCTGAGGATCCATCTCAGGTGGCAAATAAAGATGTCTGGTTTACACTTTTTGACCGCCCTCCATACAAAGCTGTTTCCAAACCACcag ATTCAGTGGAAAGCTGGTTAATGGAGAAGTTAACAG TTACCACTGTGGAACGTGCTCAGGTGGATGAAGGCTTGTATTTCACCTCCACAACTGAGATTACAACAGTtgaggagaaaacagagatTATAGtagaagacagaaaaataagagaagAGGAAGTATGGCGTGTACCAGAGATCCCACCACCACAGACCATCACAGAAAGAGATGATGACTGGTTTGTGTTGCTGGATGTTATTCCTCGCGAAATGCCTTATGTACCACCAG TTACGTTGAAAGGAAGAGACCCAGTGGATGCAGAAACTTTGGTCACTGTGGTTGGAACTGCAGTCGATGAGGAGATTAGAGAAGTAGTagctgaagagagaaagataacAGAAGAGGCACCAAGACATCTACAAGAAATCCCACAACAgccagtgacagaaagagatgaCTGGTTTGTGTTGCTGGATGTTGTTTCCAGAGAAACATCATATGTACCACCAG TTGCTGTTGCAGAGCGTGTAGAAGTGTCTCCAGAAGAATGTGTCTCACCGGTTGAAGTAACAACTGttgagcagagagaaagaagagtggAGGTTGTGGTAGaagacacagaaataaaagaagTGCTGAGTGAAAAGCAAGTAGTAGCACTGCCACAGGCTGTGAGAGAGATAGAAGATGACTGGTTTGTGCTGCTGGATGTTCCCACTAGAAAACCATTATTTGTGCCACCAG TTACTGTGGCTGAGTGCGTTCAGGTTTATCCTGAAGAAAGCATTTCTACTGTTGCCCAAACAATAACAGTAGAGTCCAGGAAGGAGGTTGTATTTGAAGAGACTGTGGTGCAGAAGGAGGACAAGAAGCTTCCCAAGCAAATTATTCCAGAGCAGAAAATATCCCAGCCAGTCAGAGAaatcagagaaagagatgaTGACTGTTTTCTTCTGCTGGATGTTGTTCCCAGAGAAACTGCCTATGTGCCTCCAG TTGCTGTGGTTGAGCGTATTGTGGATGTGGCAGCCACTGAACCAAAACCAAAATTCATCCTGGAAGACGTGAGGCCACCTGTGAAGTCGGTGGAGATTAAACCACCACATCCAAGACAAGTGGATGATGACTGGTTTGTGCTGCTAGATGTTGCAGAAAAAGCACAAG TGGCTGTGGACGAACGTATCCATGTGCATCCTGAAGTGAGACCAGCTAAAGAGTTTGCTGCCAtagagcagagagcacagcagAGAATTACTATAGTGGAGGAGATGTGGCAGCAGGAGAAGGCGGTACAGCAGAAACCGCGTCCAGCAGTGAGAGAGGTGGAAGATGATTGGTTTATTCTTCTGGATGTGGCCACTAAGAAATCAG TCACTGTCCCTGAGCGCATCCAGTTCCCAGCAGAGGTGAGAGCTCCAACTGCTGTGGCCAAAACAAGGATTGCTATTTCCGAGAGGAGACCACAGTTTGAGAAACGGATCCAGGAGGAAAGAAGTCTGCTCACAGATATACATGTCAATGATGATTGGTTTGTTCTACTAGATGTTGGCCTCAAAGAGTCAG TGGTGAGCACACAGAGGGGCACTCGTCCTGTCAGTGCTCCGGTCTTCTCCCAGGCTGCTCTGGCAGAGGCAGGGATCCCCATGGCCCCTTTCGATCAGCCCCAGACCTCCACTCCGATCAAGACCGGCcgcaaagaggaaaaaaagctgGAGGTCACTGTAGAAGCTGTGGAGCCCTCAAAAATCGAGGCTGTGGCTGAGGTCAAG CCAGCAGTGTGGAGGGACCAGAGAGAAGTAGACTCTTCACTGATATCCACCGTCAATGGGGACATTCAG CACGAGTCTGAGGTGATGAGCACGGAGGTGGTGCGAATGCGAAAG aaAAGAGCTAAGAAAATTGAGGGTGACTCAATTTATATCAGACATAGCCTTTTAATGTTGGAG GAGTACAATAAGCCTCAGGAGGACTTGCTCAAGCATCATGCCAGTATCAGTGAGCTGAAGAGGAACTTCATGGAATCCGTCCCAGAGCAGAGGCCCAGTGAGTGGGACAAGCGCCTGTCCACACACTCTCCGTTCCGCACCCTGGGTATCAATGGTCAGCCTCTGCCTAGTGCAGATGGG tTTGTCATCCGCCTCCCACGCGGCCCCCTGCTAGACTTCTACTCCAAACGCAGCTGA